The genomic DNA TCTGTTCTAGCCTTCAGGGCTAAAAGATGCTGGACCTACTCATGATTCGTGATGCTTCCTATGGTTCATCATTCAATGGCAACATAATTACCATGAGCACCATTGATTTGGATGTCTTGTTGCTAACTACTGTACTTATcctcaaacaaacaaaaaaccgAAGAGAAAATGTTTGCAGGATAGCAGTTGCACTGCTTTGACTCAATATCCACTTTTATTTCACTAATATTAAcagtgatgtacaatcatttcGTTTATTGTTTCTGGGAGTCCCTACATTCCAGTACACAAACAGCATCCAGGAGGGGAGAAACAACAGGAACAGTCTGAAGAACAGGGTTCAGATTAGCTGACCAGTGAGTAATAGTGGCAAAACCCCTCAGATGGCTTCAGCTTCAGGGTGGACTTTGGAGCCAGGATAAGAAAACAGCTTGGTAGCATTTTTGTAACTCAGCTCTGCCAGTTCTGCCTCTGGCATTTCAAGCAGTGATGTCACATACTTCAAAACCTGGAAAATAAGGGACCCCACAGTATGTCAGAAGCTTTTTCTCATCCATTTATTGCTAAATATGAAGTAAACAGGCCTTTTCTGAAGATGGAACGCTCAAAGCACAGTGGACTGCTTAAGAAATTTAAACAAAAGGACTTGGGTATACTAGCATACGCTTTTAAAATTACACGCgtgaaagagaaaaagaatttTTCATTGtatatttgtctttttttttctttcacctCCAAGACAACTTTATTGTCAAAAAGGCGCACAAACACATTAAAAGAATAAAGTAAGGACAACCTTGAAGAAAGGAAAATTTCAGCCAAGTGCACccaagccaaaaaaaaaaacacacttaCGATATGGATATTTTCTGGGTGGTTCAAGGATTCATTTGATGCAGTAGTGGCCTGTGACTCTGAATCTTTGTTATGATTTTCAGTATCTGCATCTGAACTGGGCACAGGGACCGCTGATACAGAAACATCATCCAATTTTGGCAATGCATCAGGTGCATCCGTCTCTAAAAGAATTCTATCCAAGGGTAtctaaaacaaaaacaaaagctgTCACTGGAAAACCCTTCTGAGATGAAATGTCATTAGTATACAATCAGCATACTTACTGACTTCAGCATTTGCTTTGCTTTAGTGGATTTCATGCCTGTCAAGAAGCCAGACAATGAAAAGTAGCAACCTAAATTTGCAAGGCCAGGCACCATTTCTGCAGATCCCATATACGAATGTACCAACACGCCTGCTGGAAAAGGTCCAGTTTGCCTGGAACCAAGATGTTAACACACTAAAGTATGCTCCATGGCATCTCGCTAAGTCATTTGTATCCAAGACAAGAAGGATTATAACGGCATTGGTTTTCTATGTATCAGAATCACCGTATCCCTTACACCCTTACATACAAATCGATGCATGCCATATTAAGTGAGCAAAGCAATTCAAGGGTTTCAAACTGGACGTAATTTTAATAATAAAGAACAAATAACATGTCTTACTTCAGTATTTCCAGAAGATCACCAAATGCCCGCACACAATGAACAGAAACAGGTCTCTCCAATTCCTTAGCAAGTTCAAGTTGTCGCTGGAACACTTCAACCTGTGATAAGATTGTTTTGCTGCTGTTATAGACTTATGGGTATTAAAATTTAATAGGTACATTTGTGTACAAACAACTAAAGTAGAGCAATAATAGTTGAAATAGCAATATTCACCACAAAACTGAAACTCCTGATAGAACTCATACACAGGCATGCAACAAGAAGTGCAGGGTCCATGCTATTGCTGAGTACAGACCTGTTCTCCGAAGTCGATGGTTTTTCCATGTGAACCTTTGTCCAGACCAATCTGCATTAGTAGTGAACATATGACAAGATATGATTTCATGACCATGATAATGAATCCAATTCCTGAATCTGATAAACCACCTGAGCAtacttttttttaggaaaaccACCTGAGCATACTAATATAACCAAATTCCTGCTATGGAAGCCTTACTTTGCAGCTTAGAACAATCTAGTGGTCCATATAATTTACCGAGATTCAATTGCCGGCGAAACACTTAACAGTTTAACACCAACTAGCGGATTGGGAATTTTGGACGGAGGAAAAGCTCACCTCCCCAACAGCCGCCTCTGGGGTTTCAGCGAAGAACCGCCGGAGCGAATCCATCCAATCCGGCGACCTCTCGGGGACCCACCTACCAAAGTCAAGCAACCATATAGCGTAATCAGCAGAGCCACGCGAGAGGCAGACAGGGACCATCAATGCTCACCATGGGTGCAGGCCGAAGCAGGGAACGACGGCTGGGTGATCCTCGGCCATCTGCTTCACCAGGTGCCAGTCCTTCTGCGCGCGCATATATTAGGGGAGCGGTTAGCGGGGAGCTATATGT from Setaria italica strain Yugu1 chromosome VII, Setaria_italica_v2.0, whole genome shotgun sequence includes the following:
- the LOC101754149 gene encoding uncharacterized protein LOC101754149 translates to MAQAPARTASAVRLFDAHCHLQDPRVVAVAPALIRAAAASGVAHFAVNGTSEKDWHLVKQMAEDHPAVVPCFGLHPWWVPERSPDWMDSLRRFFAETPEAAVGEIGLDKGSHGKTIDFGEQVEVFQRQLELAKELERPVSVHCVRAFGDLLEILKQTGPFPAGVLVHSYMGSAEMVPGLANLGCYFSLSGFLTGMKSTKAKQMLKSIPLDRILLETDAPDALPKLDDVSVSAVPVPSSDADTENHNKDSESQATTASNESLNHPENIHIVLKYVTSLLEMPEAELAELSYKNATKLFSYPGSKVHPEAEAI